The Medicago truncatula cultivar Jemalong A17 chromosome 4, MtrunA17r5.0-ANR, whole genome shotgun sequence genome includes a region encoding these proteins:
- the LOC11440100 gene encoding uncharacterized protein, producing the protein MKAKICILKNLTTVTLLQISMKQKVVTACNGNYFDELDNNQIQEEINDIVETVSSQKGYLADHIDDELDVTCTETFSVHVNKPNPTGNMRQEVQEYQKTSDMLLAPHSKKVEVKTQQGNKSKEAEAYAAALEVPSLGSVRVSENRKSQKAAFCPKEVKRIIESEALKQKNAQSHTIRKIIVFASLGIRHGCEDMYELKFNHFRILKKGEPYVSPKNPGEHVLYMNPGVRRKIFYPNQQNPQLCPVQILEEERVMRPYDANCPSCLFLCIKYGGRTRNLPQNEYVRQVMGRNKLKSFGPLMCQMAMLVHVRSGSFFFKALGITLLFMAGFKEKPNTRI; encoded by the exons ATGAAAGCCAAAATTTgcattttgaaaaacttaacGACTGTGACTCTGTTGCAGATTTCAATGAAACAAAAAGTGGTGACAGCATGCAATGgtaattattttgatgaattgGATAACAATCAGATACAAGAGGAAATTAATGACATAGTTGAAACTGTTAGCTCGCAAAAAGGTTACCTTGCTGATCATATTGATGATGAATTAGATGTAACATGTACGGAAACTTTTTCTGTTCATGTGAATAAACCAAATCCAACAGGTAACATGAGACAAGAAGTACAAGAATATCAAAAGACAAGTGACATGTTACTTGCTCCACATTCAAAGAAGGTTGAAGTCAAAACGCAACAAGGGAATAAAAGTAAAGAGGCTGAAGCATATGCAGCAGCACTCGAGGTTCCTTCTTTAGGATCTGTACGCGTATCGGAGAATAGAAAGTCACAGAAGGCGGCTTTCTGTCCAAAAGAAGTTAAAAGGATAATTGAATCTGAAGCCCTGAAACAAAAAAACGCTCAGTCTCACACTATAAggaaaattatagtttttgcATCACTTGGCATAAGACATGGGTGTGAAGATATGTATGAATTGAAATTCAAccattttagaattttgaagaaaggagaaCCATATGTGTCTCCAAAGAATCCCGGT GAGCATGTTTTATACATGAACCCTGGCGTTCGGAGGAAAATATTTTATCCAAACCAACAAAACCCGCAACTATGTCCTGTCCAGATACTTGAAGAGGAAAGAGTGATGCGTCCATATGATGCTAATTGTCCATCATGCTTATTCTTGTGCATTAAATATGGTGGAAGGACAAGAAATCTTCCTCAAAATGA ATATGTGAGGCAGGTGATGGGAAGAAACAAATTGAAGTCTTTTGGTCCACTTATGTGTCAAATGGCGATGTTGGTTCATGTTCGCAGTGGAAGTTTTTTCTTCAAGGCGTTGGGCATTACACTTTTGTTTATGGCAGGATTCAAAGAGAAACCAAATACCAGAATTTAG
- the LOC11435789 gene encoding peroxidase 42, translating to MSPNKAFLFLALLSFSPQLFFIVSSAAEDNGLVMNYYKEACPQAEEIIKEQVKLLYKRHKNTAFSWLRNIFHDCAVQSCDASLLLTSTRRSLSEQEHDRSFGLRNFRYIDTIKEAVERECPGVVSCSDILVLSAREGIVSLGGPYIPLKTGRRDGRKSRVDLLEAYLPDHNESISAVLDKFGAMGIDTPGVVALLGAHSVGRTHCTKLVHRLYPEVDPALNPEHIPHMLKKCPDSIPDPKAVQYVRNDRGTPMILDNNYYRNILDNKGLLIVDHQLAHDKRTKPYVKKMAKSQEYFFKEFSRAITLLSENNPLTGTKGEIRKQCSVSNKQHHEEP from the exons ATGTCTCCAAACAAAGCTTTCCTCTTTTTAGCTCTTTTGTCCTTTTCTCCACAACTCTTCTTCATTGTTTCTTCTGCAGCAGAAGATAATGGCCTTGTTATGAATTACTACAAAGAAGCATGTCCTCAAGCTGAAGAAATCATCAAAGAACAAGTCAAACTTCTCTACAAACGCCACAAAAACACTGCTTTCTCTTGGCTCAGAAACATTTTCCATGACTGTGCTGTTCAG AGTTGTGATGCTTCTTTGTTGCTAACATCCACAAGAAGAAGCTTGTCTGAGCAAGAACACGACAGAAGCTTTGGTTTGAGGAATTTTAGGTACATTGATACCATCAAAGAAGCTGTTGAAAGAGAGTGTCCTGGAGTTGTTTCCTGTTCTGATATTCTTGTTCTTTCTGCAAGAGAAGGCATTGTTTCG CTAGGAGGTCCATATATTCCTCTGAAAACAGGAAGAAGGGATGGTAGAAAGAGTAGAGTTGATCTGTTGGAGGCATACCTTCCTGACCACAATGAGTCCATTTCTGCTGTTCTTGACAAATTTGGTGCCATGGGAATTGACACTCCTGGAGTTGTTGCTTTGCTTG GAGCACACAGTGTTGGTAGAACCCATTGTACAAAGTTGGTGCACCGTTTGTACCCCGAAGTTGATCCAGCTTTGAACCCAGAACACATTCCACACATGCTTAAAAAGTGCCCTGATTCAATCCCTGACCCTAAGGCAGTGCAGTACGTGAGAAACGACCGTGGCACGCCGATGATTCTAGATAACAACTACTACAGAAATATCTTGGACAACAAGGGTCTTTTGATTGTGGATCATCAATTAGCACATGACAAGAGGACTAAGCCTTATGTGAAGAAAATGGCCAAGAGCCAAGAATATTTCTTCAAGGAGTTTTCTAGAGCTATTACATTGCTTTCTGAAAACAATCCTCTTACTGGCACAAAGGGTGAGATCAGAAAGCAATGCAGTGTTTCCAACAAGCAGCACCATGAAGAGCCTTGA